ATCTGCGCCGGAAAAGTCAGTGACACCGCGGCAAACGCGTCTTCGCTCAGGTACGCGACAAAGATGCGGTCGACGATGTTGTACAGCGACTGCACGAACATGGCAAACATCATCGGCAGCGCCATGCCCAGCAGCAGGCGGTTGATGGGCTGCGTGCCCATTTTGTTTTGTGCTACCGCTTCTTCCGCATTCATTTTTTTTCTCCCGCCCCAAACAAGGCGGCCAATTCTAGCCTGTCTTGAGATAAACTACTATCGCCCTATCCATGTCTGCCAGTTTATATTTGGAGACATCCAGCAAAGATAGTCCGCTTCTGGCCGCGGCGCGCTTAGCGGCGGAAATTTCCGTTTCCACATTTTTCGCTTTCATAAACAGCGCTTTGCCGTCCGGCCGCAAAAACGGCGCGGCTAATTGGCACAGTTCTTTGATCTCCGCGACCGCCCGCACTGTCACAAAATCGTACTGGCCTTGATATTCTTTTTGCCGGTTTAGTTTTTCCGCGCGTTCCCAGACCGTCTGCGCGTTGGGCAGGGACAGCGCGTCAATGGCGGACCGCACATATTTAATTTTTTTCAACGTGCTGTCGTTGAGCGTAACCTGTAGATCCGGTCGCTCTATCGCCAGAGGAAGCCCCGGATAACCCGCACCCGTGCCGATGTCGATCAAGCGGACACTTCGACTCTCCTCGACTTCGCTCCCTAACGGGCTTACAGTCGGAGACCGCCGCTCAGCATCCGGGCCTTGAGCGGCGTCGAAAGGCGCAGTCAAAAACGGCAGCAAGGCCAGCGAGTCCTCAATATGCTTCAAATAAAAATCCTCTCGCGTGGAAAGGCGCGTAATATTTGTATGCGCGTTATAAGCGGTCTGCAAAGCAAAAAGTTTTTCATAAATGGACATGTTTTTTATCTTAGCATGGGACGGCTTCCTGTTGTCAAAAACACCAGCCCGCTGTAGTATTTCCCTAATTCATCGGAGACGGTTTATGCAGAAAAAGTTAGCCGCTTATTTATCAGGGAACTATCCTCATATCAACGATTATTGTCACTCCCTGTTGTCTGCCGCCAAAAAAAACGGCCGGATCATAAAAGGCGCTTTCAATGGGGTGCTTATCACCGCGTCTCCTCTTAATAATCTTCAAGATCTGCTGGACGAATATTGGAACGCGATCACCCGCAGGAATAATTCGCCGACGCTCATTTCTGATCGGCCCTCAGACGGTGCAGCCACACCAGCAATATCGAAATATCCGCCGGATTAACGCCGGCCAGACGCGAGGCCTGCCCGACAGTCTCCGGCCTGATTTTTTTGAGCTTCTCTCTGGCCTCTTTGCGCAGGCCGGTCATGGCATCATAATCCGTTCCCGGAGGGATTTTTCTTTTCTCCGCTTCCCGCGCGCGGCGGATCTGCTGCTCTACCTCTGCTAAATAAGCCGAATATTTGATTTCTATCTCCAGCTTTTCGGCCTCGACGCCACTTAACACTGTAAGAAAACCGAGTTCTCTCAAACTTAACAAAGAGATTTTTTGTCTTTTTAATAGTTCAGCTCCGCTTGACGGCTTCGTCAGTTTTTCGCCTAAATTCAGCAAAAATTCTGTGTTTTTTTTGTTTGGCATTACTTTAAATTCCGTCAGTCTGACCTTTTCCGCTTCTATTTTCTCCCGCGCTTGCTGGAATTTTTGGCATCTTTGCGCGGAGATCAGCCCTATTTCCCGGCCTTTTTCCAACAATCTATCCTCGGCGTTATCCTGACGCAAAAAAAGCCGGTATTCCGAGCGTGAGGTCATCATGCGGTAAGGCTCGCGTATTTCCTTGGTGATCAGGTCATCGACAAGCGTGCCAATATAGCTTTCCTCTCTGGTCAGGAAAAACAGCTCCTGTCCGCGGACAAAACGCGCGGCGTTGATACCGGCAAGCAGCCCCTGCGCGGCGGCCTCTTCATAGCCAGATGTGCCATTAATCTGCCCGGCCGTAAAAATTCCGGTAAATTCACGTAATTTTAGACAGCGGTCGAGCTGCTCAGGATAAATAAAATCATAAGCGACGGCATAACCCGGCCGCATGATCTCCACACTTTCCAGCCCGGGGATCGTCC
This Candidatus Margulisiibacteriota bacterium DNA region includes the following protein-coding sequences:
- the rsmG gene encoding 16S rRNA (guanine(527)-N(7))-methyltransferase RsmG produces the protein MSIYEKLFALQTAYNAHTNITRLSTREDFYLKHIEDSLALLPFLTAPFDAAQGPDAERRSPTVSPLGSEVEESRSVRLIDIGTGAGYPGLPLAIERPDLQVTLNDSTLKKIKYVRSAIDALSLPNAQTVWERAEKLNRQKEYQGQYDFVTVRAVAEIKELCQLAAPFLRPDGKALFMKAKNVETEISAAKRAAARSGLSLLDVSKYKLADMDRAIVVYLKTG